The genomic DNA TAATCAGgtcagattcacacacacaaacacagtcaccgAGGGCCCAGGGCGTCTCAGGGCTAGgctacacactgacacacacacacacacacacacacacacacacacagtcaccgaGGGCCCAGGGCATCTCAGGGCTAGgctacacactgacacacacacacacacacactcactcatcgAGGGCgcagtgtgtttcagggctaggctacacactgacacacacacacacaacacacacacacacacactcacacacacacacacacacactcacactcacactcacactcacactcacacactcaccgaGGGCCCAGGGCGGGAGGAAGTGCAGGTAGGCCTCGTAGCCGGCGATGGCGTGTGTGTACATCAGGTGGATCATGAGCTCGGCCAGGCCCCACCAGGCACAGATACGGGCGGCGCTGACCAGCAGGGACGGGACGTCCAGCCTGGGAACGCTCCCACACGGACTCTGCATCTGCAAACAGGACGAACGGGACAGGAGCCtctaagataagataagatagatAATATATACTTtcattgaaccccgtggggtaatttgtcctctgcatttgacccatcccagttacttaggagcagtgggcaaccacagtgcagcgccaggggaccagctccagctctgaggccagtgccttggtcaagggcacctgcatgagcgcacctaacatgacCTGGACAGGACCCTCACAGTGGGGTGTGAACGGGACAGGACCCTCACAGTGAGACGCACATGGGAACATTTTTCCAAAGGATCACATGCGCTCCTATGTCAAAATGTTTAGGTGCACACTAATGCACCCTAATTAGCAGATGTGCTCCTAAGGTCTTTTTCCAGTCAGCACACACAAAGTTCCAGTTTTTTcggttgcacacacacaggtaatccCAACATACCCTTAATTTATAcaatatttgttgttgttttagtggtgtagtagtagtactagtgcTATTAACCTAGATCTGAGACCTGCAAGTCACTGGCCCTTAATAAGAGTTAACAGAGACTCATTAAATGCTAATTAGCATCGACGGATTTAGGAacagattcattttatattacatCTCAGACTGACTGTTTAAGCTTGCCTCATCCACGGCAACTGCCGTGCCATCTCAAACGAGTCAACACCTCACGCCtatgacacacacgcacgcctaTGACACATACGCACGCCTACACAGCGCAGCCTGGCACCGTACGCGTGCGGCAGTGTGTTCAGGGCAAAACCGATTAAACCTGGAAAGCCTGATAACTCAGGGAGGCTTACGTTTCAGCATTATTTAACCTTCAGGTGAATTATAATATTTTGCTGAAATGGAAACAGACCATTTGcaggcactctctctctgtcttcccccctcccttgtGTTATCATGGGAAAAAAGCACTATAAATAAGTTCCCGCACTGGGTAATGGGACCCTGTTCAcagctagctctctctctccttctcaccatctctctctgcgTCACACTCgatctctctcagtctcactctccagctcactcactcctcctctctttctcttgctctctctccctcggcCCACATCctgaggaagacacttcacagCTTCTCCAAATTCACACCATCTCCTCTGCCtcgctctgtgtctgtctcccccctgccctgcccccctgcccccacccccccactgtccCAGAGCCCAAGGCAGACACAGTACTTCAGTAAAAACTCAATAACTCTCCTCTTCCAGGAGATCTACAGCTTGTGTGGCTGAAATgtgctgaaatattaaatacagaaatgcaGGAACATCACTGGCATTTATACGCACAAAGAGAAGATGCATATTTCTCCCGCCCCAAGGGCAGGGGCAGGACTGCAGGAGACGGCGGGgcaataaataatgcaatcGCTTTCTTCCGCAGCGCGCCCCTTTTCTCCCGAAATCCATAACAGCCGCAGCCCACACCACACCCTGCCCAAATGATCCGGCCTTTTCCACCGTATTATATTCCAGCACTTTCCACCAAACCATCCCTCGCTTCCTCTCTGGGCTCCAAGCAGAACACCTCTTAACCAGCAGCCCGTCAGGAGCCAGCAGGCCGGCAAAGAGTCCGCTTCTGGAGTTTTTCTGACGGGACAGTAGGTCAGATGATTCTGACGGGACAGTAGGTCAGATGATTCTGATGGGACAGCAGGTCAGATGATTCTGATGGGACAGCAGGTCAGATGATTCTGATGGGACAGCAGGTCAGATGATTCTGATGGGACAGCAGGTCAGATGATTCTGATGGGACAGCAGGTCAGATGATTCTGACGGGACAGTAGGTCAGATGATTCTGATGGGACAGCAGGTCAGATGATTCTGATGGGACAGCAGGTCAGATGATTCTGATGGGACAGCAGGTCAGATGATTCTGATGGGACAGCAGGTCAGATGATTCTGATGGGACAGCAGGTCAGATGATTCTGATGGGACAGTAGGTCAGATGATTCTGATGGGACAGCAGGTCAGATGATTCTGATGGGACAGTAGGTCAGATGATTCTGACGAGACAGCAGGTCAGATGATTCTGATGGGACAGTAGGTCAGATGATTCTGATGGGACAGTAGGTCAGATGATTCTGATGGGACAGCAGGTCAGATGATAGCTGCTTTGTCAGTGGCGGGGCGGAATCTTCAGAGCCCATTCCAGAGCTGTGAACGGGGCGGGTTACCTGAGCTAAACCCAcagctcctccacccccacccccactaaaCTGTAATGGATGTGACGGAGTATAATAACACTCCCAGAAAAACTAGAAAAACTAATCTCCGGCACCTTGACATCCAAGACAATGCTATCTTTAAATACTCCTAAGTTTCAACAGGACTTTTCTTCAGCATCAGTCCCACAGGTTTGACGATTCAGCCTCAGTCTCCACAGGAATTCCCTGTAGCCTACCACGGATTCCCATCTGTCAGTGCCCTAGTCTCTAACAGAAATCTATCTGTCAGGCCTCAGATCTCTAAACAGGACATCCCTAATCTGTCAGCCATCAGCTCAACAACATTCTCTCTACTTTCAGGGGATAGTCTCTAAAAGTCCCTGGATCTAAGTCAGGGAGCTTGAACAGGGACTCATACCTGTATATGCCTTCATCTACTAACAGAGCCAGTCGCATCTGCAGGGCCTCAGCCAACAGATCCCCTATCTGTCAGGGCCCTCAGTCTCTAAAAGGACATTCCCTATCTGTCAGGGCCCTCAGTCTCTAACAGGACATTCCCTATCTGATAGGACATCCCATCTCTAATAGGACATTCCCCATCTGATAGGACCCTCAGTCTCTAACAGGACATTCCCTATCTGATAGGGCCCTCAGTCTCTAACAGGACATTCCCTATCTGTCAGGGCCCTCAGTCTCTAAAAGGACATTCCCTATCTGTCAGGGCCCTCAGTCTCTAACAGGACATTCCCTATCTGATAGGGCCCTCAGTCTCTAACAGGACATTCCCTATCTGTCAGGGCCCTCAGTCTCTAACAGGACATTCCCTATCTGTCAGGGCCCTCAGTCTCTAACAGGACATTCCCTATCTGATAGGGCCCTCAGTCTCTAACAGGACATTCCCTATCTGTCAGGGCCCTCAGTCTCTAACAGGACATTCCCTATCTGATAGGACATCCCATCTCTAACAGGACATTCCCCATCTGATAGGACATCCCATCTCAACATAATCCAATATTTGCAGAATTCTCAAATCAACTTTCAGAAACATTCAGAGATTCTTAAATGtcgaaatgtttgcattttgctTCAAGAGCTTCAGGCTCCTGAGCTGACTCATCTTTTCAAAGGTCCTTCCTTGCTGAGGTAAAATCGTTCCAGCGGCTGAAGTCTTGTCATTAACACAACAGGCTTTTTAGGGAAGTTATATTTAAGACGCCCACTCACAGGTCAGTGTGCTGgcgtggggaaaaaaatgtattgggaGAAATTGAATGTAACCAGACAGTGTGTATTTAATGTACATGTTTACGAGAAACCCAGAAGTTATGTTAAGCAATTATGGTGGAATGCCTTCCATAAATACAGGTGAACTGAACAATGAGGGGAACACCGGGCAGAGTTCAGGGCCGGCCTGGCCGTAGTGCTGTGAACCTTCCAGACAAGCCCTCCAGAGCCAGATATGAGCGTCCGGACGCGAGGGCCCACCCAGGGCCCGTGTCTGGGCCTGACCTTCCCAAAGGGCCTTCGCTACTATGATAAGACCTGACAGGCTGGTCCACGTGTGACAAATGTGTGTACAATACAGAAACCAACAGGCCCTGATGCCAGTGCAGAATTTACCCTGAACTCAATTCCACCTCCGCTCCCGTGCTCTACCGAGAGAATTCAGCCTGTGAAAGTCTTTAGGAGTGGTTCACCATGCTGTTCTTAATGTTGTGGACGGTAGCAGCGAATAAGTCCTCTATTACTCATCTATAGATGACAGACGTCAGGATGGGCCAATAGCCACAGGTTTGTTGCCTGCAGTGTTTCTGAGGAGAACAAAAGGACTGAGAGCCTTTGTCTAACTGATTGTTCGTTTTTAAATCTGTAACCATGGAAATGGCCCTTCCGTTCTGCCACAGTTCACTGGGCGGAGCTTTACACTCAAACGCTTCACACACCCGTGACCGTCAAAAACCCACTGACAAGCACAAACAGCATTAATCCTTTAAGGTTAATTAAAGCGATTCAGATAAACACCGGCTACATGCAGATATTAAAAGATGCAGCTCTTCTGAACACGAAAACAACTCCAGTGATAACAACAGTATTATAATAACAGACtcatcttttcatttcattggcttggaaaattggaaaaatgtgACAGAAGGAAAAACCCAAATTTATCCATGCCTATTTACAATGTTCACCTCCTCAGCTTGTGCTACATCCGTACATCCAGACGCAAACGACTACAGCACCAAATATCCGCTAACGACTTCCCTAACAGGAGGACGAATTAAACCACTTCTGCCAAGACGAGAATGAATCTCCACCCCACAGTACAGCTCTCATCCATCAGTGTAGCTACGACAAACGGCTAAAACAGGGGGGCAGTTCCTgaagggccagtgtgtgtgtgtttgtgtgtgtgtgtgtgtgtgtgctggttttagTTTCTACATGTTATGCAGGCTTAATGTCCTGATGGTAGGAACAGAGAAgttcacataaaacacacatcatGAGCTGCTGcccagaccccctcccccccggggcTGGAGCCTCACCTGCCGGGTGAAGTCCCGGAAGCAGACGACAGGCCCGTTGTAGAACAGGGGGTGGTAGAAGGTGTAGGCCGTGAGCCAGCCGAAGCGCGCGAGTCCTCCAGCCTCCAGGGGGCGCCAGGCGTGCTCCAGGCTGAAGCTGATGGAGCGCAGACAGCAGACCGCGATGGCGCAGTACAGCAGGTAGTACTCCGCCTCCGTCTCAAACCAGCTCCTCTACCAGCCGGGAGGAAGAACAGCGCAGTCTGAGCGCAGTCTGAGCACAGTCTGAGCACAGTCTGAGCACAGTCTGAGTGCAGGTCTGTCCAATAAGGGCTCAGAAACTTTAAAGAACATTAAAGgactcatttaaatgtattaacttCACTCTGTGTTTATCTCACAGGTGCAAAAGGGGCACTAAGCTCACAACCCTGGGGGACAACATGCTTATCacagcaggaacacacagagaaaagagaaatatagaaaggaaactgacaaaaaaagaaagtactattattaaaaacaacattataGGACTTAGCACCAACAGAGGTAAAATGTCACAGGTCATAAGAATAACTATCGACCTGAGCTGATATGTAaaattttatacttttttttttagtaaataaaTAGCTTGTGCATGATATAAACAAGCGTGTAGGAGGTTAATATAGCAGATTTCTCCACTCCAGGAAAACTTGGGCTTAAAATACCCAGCGCTTAGCGCAGGCTTACATAACGCAGCACAGCCTGTCACTGCCAGCTCCTCCTGCGTCTCAGATGAGCTCACACCTGCAGTGTTGGCCAACACTCTTcagaggaaaataataaataaactccAAACAGGTCCCTCAGAGTCGCTGACTAAACCCCGCGTGAATCAAACGCTCAACGCCTGACTTTTCAGGAACGCTGAAAAGCCTGGTGGCTGACTGCAGCTCTCCAGCCCGACTCCTGTTCCTCACAGCATGGCTCCAAAATTCGCTCATGACTCTGTACTCATGAGCGCGGTCTGGGAGGGCAGGCCGTGTGTGCTCTCTGAGAGTGAACACCAATCCCACCATGCATCTGGGGGGTGTACACCAATCCCACCATGCATCTGGGGGGTGTACACCAATCCCGCCATGGATCTGGGGAGCGTACACCAATCCCACCATGCATCGGGGTGTACACCAATCCCACCATGCACCTGGGGAGCGTACACCAATCCCACCATGCATCTGGGGGGTGTACACCAATCCCGCTGAGTGGCTGCGGGTTCGATGCCCCGCCATGCACCTTCCACACCGGTTACCACCTTCACCACCAACGTTAAATACATAAGAAGGCTGTCCAATCAGAAGACAGGGCTGTCTGCTTTCGTTTCAAAAAAACTCAATCAATCCGTCAGTCTGGCACATGGAAGGAGGGATGTGGAGAAGGACCTACAAATACACGTCTGAGTTCACACATGGAGCCcagaaagagatggagggagagagagatacaggagaaaagaggggacagatagaaagagagaaaaaagtacACAGTGGCAGGCTGTGAAAAGGGTGTAAGAACAATCGTTTGTATTGCGTTTCttttcccataatgccacaGTCAAGACTTTGCAGAATCGCTGAGATCACTCTGTAATCGTGTTAGTCTCATTGAAGAGCAGGAAGACCTTGCAGCAGCGCTCAGCAGCGGTGGGACTGGGGATCTTTTAACGGCCGGACAAAACGCTGCACGTCCACAACTCATTCCACTACAGCCCTCTCGGCTACGGAAACGCATTACGGTCCAGACCACAGcaggaagcagcagcagaaataAAAGCCCATCTAAAAGTGCGCCGTAGAAAACCTGTCCGTTCCTCATTAATCATCAACCGCCTTCTGTAATGAAgcaggtgagaaaaaaacatcacaaagcGCGCGGGTCTGATCGTCCACAATCACCCTCCGCCTGGGGCCGTGCGTTAAAACAGCAGCACTAGGGAGCGTAAAGAAAAGCGTGTTTTCATACACATGCAGGGAATCATCCACGCCAGAGGCAATCTATTCTAAAACGCTGTCAAGGCGCCAAATCATCAAGGCGCTggctcagaaaataaatttaaaaaaaagaaaacaattagtAGAGCACACTTCTCCCAGGCCCGAGTGTTATTAGCATTTAGCTTCAAATTAGCGCATGGCCGGAAATAGCAGCCAATATCCAGCTGCcataaattacagaaaaatacagcCAGCAGCACCAACAATACGCTCCAGCTCGGGGCCTAGAAGGGACTTAATCATTTTGTTCCATCAAAAATGACTGCGATTATCAAAAGGCAAAGATTATGCTCCcgtaaaataaaagcacattttaccagacaatgtgtgtgtttatagacacacagactcacacacacacacacgcacacgcgcacacacacatacacacatagtgGGATAAAACAggaggaaataaataataaatacaaatacaacagGGGAGACATCATTCCCCCTATAAGAAATGTTAGCATGTGCATTCATGCCTTTTGAAAATCCCAGTAGGTAGAAGAGAGGACAGCGCTACTGATTTAGCGCATGCTGCGATGCTGCAGCCACAGCACCAGAGCCACACCTGCAGTTTCACAGGGGCACcagagttacattacattacattacaggcatttagcagacgctcttatccagagcgacttacacaacttttacttagcactttacattgtatccatatactgaagcaatgcaggttaagtaccttgttaagtaccttgctcaagggtacaacggcagtgtccttacccgggattcgaacctgcgacctttcggttacaagcgcagttccttacccactgcgccacactccgtcctgctAGTTAGCGTGATGCTTTAGCAGCCACATTTACATGTTATAGTCATCCAGCGGGCCAATCACACAGCGTACCATATTTACATACGATCATTCATACAGCCGGATAATCAGCGCAGAAATCCAGGTTAGTGCCTTGCTCAGGGGTGCGAGTACAGGGCTCCACCGGGGGATACAGCAGACAAGCTGACGGGTTCGTGACAAGCTGACGGGTTCGTGATGTGCAGAAGCTGAGATGTAAAATGAACTGTAATTACATCACTTCTGCCAATCTGTGCAGGGCTGACTCAAATTAACCCCAAGTATTAAGTAATACATTATAATTCTCCCCAACTCTGCCCCAGTACTAATTTCAGGACACCCCCATAGATTGGCAGAAgcaatgtaattaatttatgttttaataataCCTCATCCGGTTTCATGATATGCAGTATGAGTGAGAAAGAAACAGCGTGACATCCTTGTGCGTTTGTCTCCTCCTGACTTTGTAATTCATAAATTACAACTGATCAAAGAGAAGTTTGACAGTGGGGGCACACCCATTACCCCCCATTATCATGGTACTGTTAGCACCCCCctgccaaaaataataataataatcctgaaCAAAATGTCCTGcatgttgccccccccccccactccacgcCCCCTCCAAAGTCAAAGTGAAATCTCTGTCCATGGAAATGGATGctgaaaaagcagaaatggCCTCCCCTCCACTTCTTAACATTTTTAGTCCCTGCGACCACAATCTCCCCGTCTAACGTCAGAGTGCATGTGTAATGGTGCATTTTTCACATGCTATTTGCAATAAAGCAAACTGAGAAGCTTGAGATTAATTTTTCCAGATAATTAGCTCGTTTATCTAGATCTTCTCAATATTTCATATCTATGACAGCAGTGGTAAATAAGTTATTTCAAATGGGTGGTAAAGTAATGCTTAATGTGACAGATCACTGATTTGTCTTATGATGCAATcaattgcaatatttatttatttttcttttttccctccagatGAAAGGCCTCATCAGAagctcacacaaacgcacggtTGCCGTTTGCTGCTTTGATACCACCTGCCTTTTGAGCCCCTATCAGAAGCAGCCAGCTGAGATCAAAAAGTCTTCAGGCACAGAGGCTTCCAGAATAATCTCAGAAGaaatttcagacacacacagacaatagCTATGACACACAAGGGCACgtaagcagacacacagacaggcacacctGTAGACTCACTGACACATGAAAGCTCAggtgtacagacacacaaacacaaatacacagacatgcacacctgtagactcacagacacacaaacacatagagacagagattCACAGAGACTCAAACTCAgagactcagacacacagagacagagactcaGAGACTCAGAGTCTCAGAGATTCAgagactcatacacacagagactcagagattcagagactcagagactcagagacacagagacagagtcTCAGAGACTCAgagtctcatacacacagagactcagAGATTCAGAGACTCAGAGattcagagacacagagacacagagactcacagactcagagattcagagacacagagactcagagattcagagacacagagactcacagactcagaggcacagacacacagagacacagacacacagagactcgGAGATTCAGAGACTCAGAGACTCAgagactcacagactcacagactcacagactcagATACGTGAGCTCACaggtgcagacagacagactcttggacggacacacagacgggctcacctgcagctcctccaggctgCCCAGGTACAGGGTggcgagcagcagcagcgcacAGACCCAGGTGAGGGCGGGTCTGCGCAGGTGAGCCACGCCAAAGAACAAGCAGGTGTGCAGGAAGACCACGCCCACGCCCAGGGAGCCCAGCTCCGCCCAGGCCACCAGCAGGCCGTACACCGTCAGCACCGCCACCCGCCCCTGCAGAGGAGGGATCACATCAACCTCCACTCCTTCCACTTTCCCGCCACCCGACCCAGGAGAGGACGAGCTTGATCATTGCAGCCGCCGTCTCACTCTCTTACTGGCACATTCTCCCCACTACGTTATTCTGCTGCCAGTCCTATCACAGCAATAAGCTGAAACAGGATTAGCCACTGCGGCTTGTTTGCTTTATGGGGCGCTAGCTGGGTAGTTACGCAGCGCCAGCCAGCGCTAGCCGGGTAGTTCCGCAGTGGTAGCCAGCGCTAGCTGGGTAGTTCCGCAGCGCTAGCTGGGTAGTTCCGCAGCGCCAGCCAGCGCTAGCTGGGTAGTTCCGCAGCGCTAGCTGGGTAGTTCCGCAGCGCTAGCCAGCGCTAGCCGGGTAGTTCCGCAGCGCTAGCCAGCGCTAGCCGGGTAGTTCCGCAGCGCTAGCCAGCGCTAGCTGGGTAGTTCAGCaaaacaggagaacagtgcCTTCTCCTGATACAGTACAGGTCTTAcccaaatatataataataatataatagtgaatgtgaaatgtatgaTCATTAAACTGTATCATATATTGTAATACAGTTTACAGTATCTGTAGTATCGAGTTGACAGTATaacattatgtatgtatgttacaTATACAGCCAACCGTTTGCCGTGAATCTCTTACCCGAGGAATAAAGATGCTCGCCAGTCTCGAGATGACCGCATGGCCCAGGAAACTCCAGAGTAAACACTTCCTGGCCCATTCATTCCAGAAACTCCACTCAAAGTCAGTGgggtcctgagagagaggggaaaaatgtCTGACACAACAtctatcagaaaaaaaaacgtcttttaaaaaaatcctgtaGAAACTGAATCAGCCAGCACTGGGTCAActacatatttgaaataatataaGTACATAGACACTGgcaaaatctgaaaatacaAACCTTTGAGGATGTTCAACCACACATTActcacaaaaacaacaagaattTCGCACAAATTCTCTGGTAAAAAtagagttttttaaaaactgtaatctGTAGGAATTTTATTGTGTCTAAAATGTTAATGCAGCCATTTCAGATAgctatttgacccaggtctgtgtGTAGGAATGGGAATATAAGGCCAGTCTGTAACCTTTTTATATCCTGGAATGAGAAATCCTTCCTGCAATTCAAATTCTCGGTCCAGGCCTCCTTCGTactctgtaaaaataaaaaacacaaggtccacaagttttttattttttaaagatatactttttattgaaccctgtgggttgtcctctgcattttgacccatcctagttacttaggagcagtgggcagccacagtgcagcgcccggggaccaactccagttctgaggccaatgtcttggtcaagggcacctacAGGAGCGCACTTAACATGCATgcctttgagtgtgggaggaaaccggagtgcccggagtaaacccacgcgaacacggggagaacatgcaaactccacgcagagaggatccggtcAGACCCGGAATCGAACCCGGAACCTCCTTCTTGcaaggcaacagtgctaaccactatgccaccgtgcccgCCCAGGTTAAGCACTGTTACCtgccccggccccccccccaccctcaaggaaataacagatttcaatatattgaatatatatttaaatatcacaCTTCACAAACGTATGGAAAACTTACAAATTAATGACATGATCTATTCTGACTTGAAACTATCGGAGAGAAAATCCATCATATCTTAAAAGTGTATGTTCATTAACATATTAATGAGACGTTTTAACATCTAGTGGTGCTGACTGCGCATGTTTTTCCAAAGAGTTTCAAatgaattcaatcaatcaatcaatcattaaCCCATCGATCATCGCGCGCTCTCAGTGGTGTGTCCTAGCAACACTTCAACACATCCCTCTCCTTTCAGTCAGGGAACACCTTTAATATGTCAAACTGTggtctgacattttaaaaggacaAATCCCCGCTCCTCAGTACAAACAAAGCAGACCGAACACAGTGACACCTGTCCTACACCATGAGAACAAGAGCGGGAAATTACAGCGAATCAAATAATAGCACTAAAGAAGAAGGTCATGAGCAAAGAACTCCCTGTGTCAAAACAGGGCCTGCTTTCTAACCCCTGTCCACTTCCACAACACAGACCCTCACCCCCTCCATCTGCAGCTCTGCAAATATATTACAGCTGGACAGCTAGACTGGAGGAGGGCGTAGAGATGGTGTAACATGAGTAGAGATGGTGTAACAGGAGTAGAGATGGTTTAACATGAGTAGAGATGGTGTAACGTTACTTTTTTCAACAACGTGCTACATTGAACTAGGGCTTTTGTGTATCaactgaaaaaacacacacacagttttagtGTTGTGGTTGAGACACCAAAGTGCGGCCAGTCAGAAGCCATTTTGTAAACAAAGTGCTTTACTTCGAAGGCACATTCAAGTGCGGACACAAGGACATGTACACTAAGAgcactgaaatgaatgaaaagccTATTTATTCAGCAGAATGACTGAAGGAATATCTTTGTTTGATCTATCCCTCTGCTAAGTGGCTTCCAAGCTTCCAaaggagactgaagacagacCTCTCCTGACTGCTCTCTTCCCATCCTCTTCCCTAAGCACACCCATCTTCAGTAATTCAGTTTACGCCATTTTAATGGCTTTGCCTTTATTACGTTACTATGGATCTTTCCTGTATGTATTCAGTGCTTGTATTTTGGTTCTCGGGTAGCACAGTTCATTTGTATTAATGCTTTAGTGTTGCAGCAAATACACTCGCTGGTCTGGGAACGTTAGGTCTGGCAGTAAAGCTTCCATAAATCAAATGAATGCAACTACAGTCTCCCTGGATAAGAACACGTGCCAAGTGAAAGCATGTAATGCAAGGTAATTCATCTTATGAACTGGCCTAGAGGACAAGGTCTACACACCTGTTCAAGGAAACTGCACTTGAGgttatgacatcacatcagGCATTGCTTAATTACAAGGCGCCGTTCCCCAAAGTAACACCCTCACAAGCTGCCACCTTAAAATGAACATTCTGGAACCCTGGCACGTTCTGGAGGCT from Anguilla rostrata isolate EN2019 chromosome 18, ASM1855537v3, whole genome shotgun sequence includes the following:
- the hhat gene encoding protein-cysteine N-palmitoyltransferase HHAT isoform X2 — encoded protein: MMSTQKESSIAALPGWELWIYWILSMGSHLYSFYHLHRFSKEYEGGLDREFELQEGFLIPGYKKDPTDFEWSFWNEWARKCLLWSFLGHAVISRLASIFIPRGRVAVLTVYGLLVAWAELGSLGVGVVFLHTCLFFGVAHLRRPALTWVCALLLLATLYLGSLEELQRSWFETEAEYYLLYCAIAVCCLRSISFSLEHAWRPLEAGGLARFGWLTAYTFYHPLFYNGPVVCFRDFTRQMQSPCGSVPRLDVPSLLVSAARICAWWGLAELMIHLMYTHAIAGYEAYLHFLPPWALGGLALALVQFFYVKYLVLFGLPSLLARLDGLSPPRLPRCVSIMYSFTGMWRHFDVGLYHWLVSVCNTNSRLADFSVETKAVGAKKLLLPGFLFTSDRHGCGLGETGSFFFFKRGGEHLEGPGEQKVTPGL